The following proteins are encoded in a genomic region of Pelodictyon phaeoclathratiforme BU-1:
- a CDS encoding SUMF1/EgtB/PvdO family nonheme iron enzyme, with the protein MALTWLHVSDFHLSDKGPYSQEVILRSLVSSVRQFREKGEQVPDLIFATGDIAQNGKAKEYDAATIFCDDLLEAAGLNRDRLFIIPGNHDVDRKMGKWSHRNLDNAEDADEYFDPDSTFPQLRDKFQAFSSWYNDYFKTIRSFPTNTTCSSVELVTINGLRLAVLPLNSALFCIDDHDHAKLFIGCRCFDAAKKQFEAADLKVAMIHHPLDWLSPIEQSNIEAKLEESVDLLLQGHYHQTSTKSIVAENGGYLKLAAGAAYQKGQWSKSSMYATFDGSGVTIFPIRYEGTPREVWTLDTSLYPLPSYTKQFPVPGRNADQQVSSLPLIACDNGMVTASGRPEINSYERYRESLRNQFGIVASRGLDNYQDIEIPLEDVFIDLHISELYGKVDAHDKGHSVETKKMSQDALLQEIFHGNARTNVLLLIGDPGSGKTTLLQHYAMLCLEGDHGRLFPEAASVRVLFLELRKLNFDAHNKPVRLAAQIVELNRSLSLAADEAETWWRGMGETERVLVLLDGLDEVTELEKRKAICQWIDEEGHAYPNRFFIVTTRKTGYVTSDGVELIQSHRRAALDDLEPDQQWDFLLKWFRAASKFEKERGFTIHDTTPPDDKARELYAYLYPQEGDKSEEMNSEETEKKKKGLQQIAGIPLLLKLMALLYKLRDFKPDSRIALYRVVIVYLLHGRDNARQISYGIDPEQSATVLGLLAYTMQKKTCLDLSEGEMKEIMESRFQSINTTVGLDTFFGFMVNRSGILKPNGKAFRFWHKTFQEYLASLEMLRCSKSDAFIRSIVQHYDDRKWEWDETLRFYFAQIDADIFDGFMNQLFNPEITTDVLQRKLQLMKTLIRESRECSTGALCRKLKDSKLSLGVQWHVLDCLEVINKSAALDAVRNFHERAKKMQEPDNNLKQRVLDKADGLIIQLERRAGIKRNLPPREKEKTNHDSQPKQRPRIISNTYEDGVQYILIRKGSYLFSKTNEEKRVEDLYFAKCPVTNKLYRSFIAALGKETALQKKIKDIAQNDRWGTDFAPWLKKGKNDLAALFRSENDEDRKFGGDEQPVVGIPWYAAQAYCLWLSQLEDRPDSYRLPTEVEWEWAAGGRQGEAVQKVRDYPWADEKGGPSATLLNYN; encoded by the coding sequence ATGGCTCTTACCTGGCTGCATGTTTCGGATTTCCACCTGAGTGACAAAGGCCCTTACAGTCAGGAGGTTATTCTTCGATCCCTTGTCTCTTCAGTCAGGCAGTTCCGCGAAAAAGGGGAGCAAGTCCCGGATCTCATCTTTGCAACCGGTGATATTGCGCAGAACGGAAAGGCAAAAGAGTATGACGCGGCCACAATATTTTGTGATGACCTGCTTGAAGCTGCTGGGCTCAATCGTGATCGCCTTTTCATAATACCCGGTAACCATGATGTTGACCGCAAGATGGGCAAGTGGAGCCATCGCAATCTCGATAACGCTGAAGATGCCGACGAGTACTTTGATCCTGACTCAACTTTTCCACAACTGAGGGATAAATTTCAGGCATTCTCGTCATGGTATAACGACTATTTCAAAACCATCCGCTCGTTCCCGACAAACACAACATGCAGTTCGGTAGAACTCGTAACGATCAACGGACTCCGTCTTGCCGTTCTGCCCCTGAACAGTGCCCTCTTCTGCATTGACGATCATGACCATGCAAAGCTCTTCATTGGTTGCCGCTGTTTCGATGCTGCAAAGAAGCAGTTTGAAGCAGCCGATCTCAAAGTTGCCATGATTCATCACCCTCTCGACTGGTTGAGTCCGATAGAGCAGTCAAATATCGAAGCAAAGCTTGAAGAGTCAGTCGATCTTTTGCTTCAGGGGCATTACCATCAAACCTCAACGAAAAGCATTGTTGCCGAAAATGGCGGATATCTGAAGCTTGCTGCAGGAGCTGCATACCAGAAAGGGCAATGGTCAAAGTCCTCCATGTATGCAACTTTCGACGGAAGCGGGGTAACGATTTTCCCCATCCGTTATGAGGGTACTCCTCGTGAAGTCTGGACACTTGATACCAGTCTTTATCCGTTACCATCATATACGAAACAGTTTCCTGTTCCGGGGCGTAATGCTGATCAGCAAGTCAGCTCGCTACCTTTGATCGCTTGTGATAACGGTATGGTTACTGCTTCAGGGCGACCAGAGATAAATAGCTACGAGCGCTACCGTGAATCATTGAGGAACCAGTTCGGAATAGTTGCATCACGCGGGCTCGACAATTATCAGGATATCGAGATTCCACTTGAGGATGTGTTTATCGATCTTCACATCAGTGAGCTGTACGGCAAAGTGGATGCTCATGATAAAGGGCATTCCGTTGAAACGAAAAAAATGTCACAGGATGCACTGCTTCAGGAAATATTTCATGGGAATGCCCGTACCAATGTTCTGCTTCTGATCGGCGATCCAGGCTCTGGCAAGACCACGTTACTGCAGCATTATGCGATGCTCTGCCTCGAAGGTGATCATGGGCGACTTTTTCCCGAAGCTGCCAGCGTCCGGGTTCTGTTTCTTGAATTGCGCAAACTGAATTTTGATGCCCACAATAAACCTGTGCGGTTGGCTGCGCAGATTGTTGAGCTTAACAGGTCGTTATCTCTTGCTGCCGATGAAGCGGAAACATGGTGGCGGGGGATGGGTGAAACGGAGAGGGTTCTTGTTTTGCTTGACGGTCTTGACGAGGTCACTGAACTTGAAAAACGGAAAGCCATCTGCCAATGGATTGACGAAGAAGGTCATGCCTATCCCAATCGTTTTTTTATTGTAACCACACGCAAAACCGGATATGTGACCAGTGATGGCGTTGAACTCATTCAAAGTCACAGGCGGGCTGCTCTGGATGATCTTGAGCCTGACCAGCAATGGGACTTTTTATTGAAGTGGTTCAGGGCTGCTTCGAAATTTGAAAAGGAGCGGGGCTTCACGATACACGATACTACCCCTCCGGACGATAAGGCAAGGGAACTATATGCATATCTCTATCCTCAAGAAGGCGATAAGAGCGAAGAGATGAACAGCGAGGAAACGGAAAAGAAGAAAAAGGGTTTGCAGCAGATTGCAGGTATTCCTCTGCTGTTGAAGCTTATGGCTTTGCTCTACAAGCTGCGGGATTTTAAACCTGATTCCAGAATAGCCTTGTATCGTGTTGTCATCGTGTATCTGCTTCATGGCAGGGATAACGCCCGGCAGATATCGTATGGTATCGATCCGGAACAGTCAGCAACGGTTCTCGGACTTCTTGCCTATACCATGCAAAAAAAAACCTGTCTCGATCTTTCTGAGGGCGAAATGAAAGAGATTATGGAAAGCCGTTTTCAATCGATCAATACAACAGTCGGGCTTGACACGTTTTTCGGTTTTATGGTAAACAGAAGTGGAATTCTGAAACCGAACGGGAAGGCATTCCGATTCTGGCACAAGACGTTTCAGGAATATCTGGCAAGTTTGGAGATGCTGCGTTGCAGCAAATCGGATGCGTTTATCCGCTCGATCGTTCAGCATTATGATGACCGTAAGTGGGAATGGGATGAAACGCTGCGGTTTTATTTCGCCCAGATCGATGCGGATATTTTTGACGGCTTTATGAATCAGTTGTTCAATCCGGAAATAACGACCGATGTGTTGCAACGAAAGTTGCAGTTGATGAAAACCTTGATCCGGGAATCCAGGGAGTGCTCAACCGGGGCGTTATGCCGAAAGCTCAAAGACAGTAAACTTTCACTGGGAGTACAGTGGCATGTGCTTGATTGTCTTGAGGTTATCAATAAGTCTGCTGCACTTGATGCTGTTCGGAATTTTCACGAGCGAGCCAAAAAAATGCAAGAACCTGATAATAACCTGAAACAGCGGGTACTTGATAAAGCTGATGGGCTTATTATCCAACTTGAACGGAGAGCTGGTATCAAGCGTAATCTTCCGCCGAGAGAAAAAGAGAAAACAAACCATGACAGCCAGCCAAAACAACGGCCCCGTATCATCAGCAATACATATGAAGATGGCGTGCAGTACATCCTGATAAGGAAAGGGAGTTACCTTTTCTCGAAAACAAACGAAGAAAAACGTGTAGAAGATCTCTATTTTGCCAAGTGCCCAGTAACCAATAAACTCTACCGCTCATTTATTGCTGCACTTGGGAAAGAGACCGCACTACAGAAAAAAATAAAAGACATTGCACAAAATGACCGATGGGGTACGGATTTTGCCCCATGGCTCAAAAAGGGTAAAAACGACCTTGCTGCATTGTTTCGTTCGGAGAATGATGAAGATCGGAAATTCGGTGGTGACGAACAGCCGGTTGTTGGTATTCCTTGGTACGCCGCCCAGGCCTACTGTCTCTGGCTCTCGCAGCTTGAGGATAGACCAGACTCTTACCGCCTGCCGACGGAAGTTGAGTGGGAGTGGGCCGCAGGGGGACGGCAGGGTGAAGCTGTGCAGAAAGTTCGAGATTATCCTTGGGCAGACGAAAAGGGCGGGCCAAGCGCGACACTGCTCAACTATAATTAG
- a CDS encoding DUF4351 domain-containing protein: MLADENKQWKPTSYGFAVLGCRHTLEFPVAKLTDYEDKLDELLASNNAFGWITAAHILTQKTRTQDQERYNAKLSLLRILYERHRNIQRVINLFNVIDWLMQLPEWLNSEVWQELETIEEREKVQYITSVERIGIAKGMAKGRVEGKSSLLKRQLERRFGVLPKWASDQLENAKEEELEAWSETILTAPTLEAVFREADPS; the protein is encoded by the coding sequence GTGCTGGCCGATGAAAACAAGCAGTGGAAACCCACCTCTTATGGTTTTGCCGTGCTGGGATGCCGCCATACGCTGGAGTTCCCGGTTGCCAAGCTGACCGATTATGAAGACAAACTCGATGAGCTGCTGGCATCAAATAACGCTTTTGGATGGATTACGGCGGCACACATCCTGACACAAAAAACCAGAACGCAGGATCAGGAACGGTACAACGCAAAACTCAGCTTACTGCGAATACTGTACGAACGGCATCGGAATATACAGCGCGTTATCAATTTATTCAATGTCATTGACTGGCTGATGCAACTGCCGGAGTGGTTGAACAGCGAGGTCTGGCAAGAACTTGAAACAATCGAGGAGAGGGAAAAAGTGCAATACATTACCAGCGTAGAACGAATTGGCATAGCCAAAGGCATGGCTAAAGGACGTGTTGAGGGTAAATCCAGCCTACTGAAAAGGCAACTTGAACGCCGCTTTGGCGTGTTGCCCAAATGGGCATCAGATCAGTTAGAGAATGCCAAAGAGGAGGAACTGGAAGCCTGGAGTGAAACGATTCTCACAGCCCCGACCCTGGAGGCCGTTTTCAGAGAGGCTGACCCCTCATAA